One segment of Gemmatimonadales bacterium DNA contains the following:
- the sixA gene encoding phosphohistidine phosphatase SixA, producing the protein MELILIRHAKAESRDPNSWPDDDARPLTAEGRAEQRATTRTMKKMGIKFDFLVTSPLLRARETAEIVAKGYRWPEAPQVADELGHGYAPAAVVKLLAKFPPAASVALVGHEPDFSNLTAALVTRDGHLNIAVKKSGVVGIEFDGPADEGKGTLLYHLKPGHLRKLAG; encoded by the coding sequence ATGGAACTGATCCTCATCCGTCACGCGAAGGCGGAGAGCCGCGACCCCAACAGCTGGCCCGACGACGACGCGCGGCCGTTGACGGCCGAAGGGCGTGCCGAACAGCGAGCCACCACCCGCACCATGAAGAAGATGGGGATCAAGTTCGATTTCCTGGTGACGAGTCCCCTCCTGCGTGCCCGCGAGACTGCCGAAATCGTCGCGAAGGGATACCGCTGGCCGGAGGCGCCGCAGGTCGCCGACGAGCTCGGACACGGCTACGCGCCGGCCGCGGTCGTCAAGCTCCTGGCCAAGTTCCCGCCCGCGGCGTCGGTGGCCCTGGTCGGTCACGAGCCCGACTTCTCGAACCTCACCGCGGCGCTGGTGACCAGGGACGGACACCTCAACATCGCCGTCAAAAAGAGCGGCGTCGTGGGCATCGAGTTCGACGGACCGGCCGACGAGGGCAAGGGAACGCTGCTCTACCACCTGAAGCCGGGACATCTGCGGAAACTGGCCGGTTGA
- a CDS encoding SRPBCC domain-containing protein: MPAKRKRTAGVPAIRLTVDIAAPPARVFKALTDSRHIKAWSGAPGRVARRAGGPFRMWDGWNTGTVLSRRAPTALAYTWRKDDWAPGTKDSVVRWTLKATAKGTRLVMVHSKLPSMFEYRDHKSGWPRYFLKPMGRYLEKRW; this comes from the coding sequence ATGCCGGCGAAGCGGAAGCGCACGGCGGGAGTGCCCGCCATCCGGCTCACGGTGGACATTGCCGCCCCCCCGGCGCGCGTGTTCAAGGCGCTCACCGATTCCAGGCACATCAAAGCCTGGTCGGGCGCTCCGGGCCGGGTGGCCCGTCGGGCCGGCGGGCCTTTCCGGATGTGGGACGGCTGGAATACCGGCACGGTGCTGTCGCGACGCGCGCCCACCGCGCTGGCCTACACCTGGCGCAAGGACGACTGGGCGCCCGGGACGAAGGACTCGGTGGTGCGCTGGACCCTGAAGGCCACCGCGAAGGGCACGCGGCTCGTGATGGTGCACTCGAAGCTTCCGAGCATGTTCGAATACCGCGACCACAAGAGCGGATGGCCGAGGTACTTCTTGAAGCCGATGGGGAGATACCTGGAGAAGCGGTGGTAG
- a CDS encoding DUF5679 domain-containing protein, which translates to MPKKAAKPAAKKAAKKGSPMAANEGYCVKCKAKRVMANVKEVKMANGRPALKGTCPVCGTGMFKILPPS; encoded by the coding sequence ATGCCGAAGAAAGCAGCCAAGCCTGCGGCGAAGAAGGCCGCCAAGAAGGGCAGCCCGATGGCCGCGAACGAGGGCTACTGCGTGAAGTGCAAGGCGAAGCGCGTGATGGCGAACGTCAAGGAAGTGAAGATGGCCAATGGCCGGCCCGCGTTGAAGGGCACCTGCCCCGTGTGCGGCACCGGCATGTTCAAGATCCTTCCCCCGTCCTGA
- the rocD gene encoding ornithine--oxo-acid transaminase, giving the protein MSRSAQYLTEVVKYSANNYKPLPVVLERGEGAWVWDVDGKKYLDCLSAYSAVNQGHCHPAIVKAAQEQAARLTLTSRAFHNDQMGPFLHQLCELAGFARALPMNSGAEAVETAIKAIRKWGYKVKKIPDGKAEIIVSAGNFHGRTTTVISFSTEEQYKDGFGPFTPGFKIIPFGDAAALERAITPNTCAFLTEPLQGEAGVIVAPDGWLKKVREITKQHNVLWVDDEIQTGLGRTGRMFAWQWENARPDALIVGKALAGGMYPVSAFLADDNVMSVFTPGDHGSTFGGNPFGAGIGRAALRVLVEEKLAERAQELGTWFMSELKKIDSSSVVEVRGKGLLIGVEIRVEAGTARPFCEALAERGILCKETHDQVVRFAPPLTVSKADLQWALPKIAEVLAMSFAPAMAVAH; this is encoded by the coding sequence ATGAGCCGGTCCGCGCAGTACCTCACCGAGGTCGTCAAGTACAGCGCCAACAACTACAAGCCGCTGCCCGTGGTCCTCGAGCGCGGCGAGGGCGCATGGGTGTGGGACGTTGACGGCAAGAAGTACCTCGACTGCCTGAGCGCCTATTCCGCCGTGAACCAGGGTCACTGCCACCCCGCCATCGTGAAGGCGGCGCAGGAGCAGGCGGCGCGCCTGACGCTCACGTCGCGGGCGTTCCACAACGACCAGATGGGACCGTTCCTGCACCAGCTGTGCGAGCTGGCCGGGTTCGCCCGGGCCCTGCCGATGAACTCCGGCGCCGAGGCCGTCGAGACGGCCATCAAGGCCATCCGGAAGTGGGGCTACAAGGTCAAGAAGATCCCCGACGGCAAGGCGGAGATCATCGTCTCGGCCGGCAACTTCCACGGCCGGACCACGACGGTCATCTCCTTCTCGACCGAGGAGCAGTACAAGGACGGCTTCGGGCCGTTCACGCCCGGCTTCAAGATCATCCCCTTCGGCGACGCCGCCGCACTCGAGCGGGCCATCACGCCGAACACCTGCGCGTTCCTGACCGAGCCGCTGCAGGGCGAGGCGGGCGTGATCGTCGCGCCGGACGGCTGGCTGAAGAAAGTCCGCGAGATCACGAAACAGCACAACGTGCTGTGGGTGGACGACGAGATCCAGACGGGCCTCGGCCGCACCGGCCGGATGTTCGCCTGGCAGTGGGAGAACGCGCGGCCCGACGCCCTGATCGTGGGCAAGGCGCTGGCGGGCGGGATGTACCCCGTCTCGGCCTTCCTCGCCGACGACAACGTGATGAGCGTGTTCACGCCTGGCGACCACGGCTCGACCTTCGGCGGCAATCCGTTCGGCGCCGGCATCGGTCGCGCCGCCCTCCGGGTGCTCGTCGAGGAGAAGCTCGCCGAGCGGGCGCAGGAGCTGGGCACCTGGTTCATGAGCGAGCTGAAGAAGATCGACTCGTCGAGCGTGGTGGAGGTGCGCGGCAAGGGTCTGCTGATCGGCGTCGAGATCAGGGTCGAGGCCGGCACGGCTCGCCCGTTCTGCGAGGCCCTGGCGGAGCGCGGGATCCTGTGCAAGGAGACGCACGATCAGGTGGTGCGGTTCGCACCGCCGCTGACGGTCAGCAAGGCCGACCTGCAGTGGGCGCTGCCGAAGATCGCCGAGGTGCTGGCGATGAGCTTCGCGCCGGCGATGGCGGTGGCGCACTAG
- a CDS encoding chloride channel protein, whose translation MLPTNSAPARPSAAGRLGDFTADRRLLTLTAYALLIGVLSAFVAYALAWLIGAITNLVYYHRLSSALVSPAANHLGWWALLVPVAGGLVVGAMARFGSEKIRGHGIPEAMEAILIGESRMEPRVAVLKPVSSAISIGTGGPFGAEGPIIMTGGAFGSLFAQALHLTAAERKTLLVAGASGGMAAIFDTPVAAVMIAVELLLFEWKPRSFIPVAAAAAVAAALRPALLGPGPLFPVVPHLAPGWAVLGWSLAAGLAAGLASAGLTGLVYGFEDLFGRLKLHFMWWPAIGGLAIGLGGLLYPRALGVGYDTIGDLLAGRLVGTFLLGLLVTKALIWSIALGSGTSGGVLAPLLIMGGALGALGAHWLHAPDAGLWAMVTMAAMMGGTMRSPFTALVFVLELTRDATVLPALLVACVAADAVTVLLMKRSILTEKVARHGHHVAREYSVSPLQRLLVGEVMDRSAPALAAGSTVADLSARLAAGDPVLVRHHAWLLVDPSGALVGILTRGDLLRALQTRGGEGRPVVEFGTRDVEVTYPDELLQTAVEKMAGRRVGRLPVVSRAEPGRIEGYLGRTGLIEAWGRRLHEEEVRETGVVATSFRLWRRRVRKALPSIARTAS comes from the coding sequence ATGCTCCCAACCAATTCTGCCCCCGCCCGCCCCTCCGCCGCGGGCCGGCTGGGCGACTTCACGGCCGACCGGCGGCTGCTCACCCTGACCGCGTATGCCCTGCTGATCGGCGTGCTGAGCGCCTTCGTGGCGTACGCGCTCGCCTGGCTCATCGGTGCGATCACCAACCTGGTGTACTACCACCGGCTCTCGTCGGCCCTCGTCTCACCGGCTGCGAACCACCTGGGGTGGTGGGCGCTCCTGGTGCCCGTGGCGGGCGGGCTGGTGGTCGGAGCGATGGCCCGGTTCGGCTCGGAGAAGATCCGGGGACACGGCATCCCCGAGGCGATGGAGGCCATCCTGATCGGCGAGAGCCGGATGGAGCCGCGGGTCGCCGTGCTGAAGCCGGTGTCGAGCGCGATCTCGATCGGCACCGGCGGCCCGTTCGGCGCCGAGGGGCCCATCATCATGACGGGAGGGGCGTTCGGCTCCCTGTTCGCGCAGGCGCTCCACCTCACGGCGGCGGAGCGCAAGACGCTGCTGGTGGCCGGTGCCTCGGGTGGGATGGCCGCCATCTTCGACACGCCGGTGGCGGCCGTCATGATCGCCGTCGAGCTGCTCCTGTTCGAGTGGAAGCCCCGCAGCTTCATACCGGTGGCGGCGGCCGCGGCCGTGGCTGCGGCCCTCCGGCCGGCGCTGCTGGGGCCGGGTCCCCTCTTCCCCGTCGTGCCGCACCTGGCGCCCGGTTGGGCCGTGCTCGGCTGGAGCCTCGCGGCCGGCCTCGCGGCCGGCCTCGCGTCGGCCGGGCTCACCGGCCTCGTGTACGGCTTCGAGGACCTCTTCGGCCGGCTGAAGCTCCACTTCATGTGGTGGCCGGCCATCGGCGGCCTCGCCATCGGACTCGGGGGCCTGCTGTACCCGCGCGCGCTGGGCGTGGGCTACGACACCATTGGCGACCTGCTCGCCGGGCGCCTGGTGGGCACGTTCCTTCTCGGCCTGCTGGTGACCAAGGCGCTCATCTGGTCCATCGCCCTCGGCTCGGGGACCTCCGGCGGGGTGCTGGCGCCGCTCCTGATCATGGGCGGCGCGCTCGGCGCGCTGGGGGCCCACTGGCTCCACGCCCCCGACGCCGGCCTGTGGGCGATGGTCACGATGGCCGCGATGATGGGGGGCACGATGCGCTCGCCCTTCACGGCGCTCGTCTTCGTCCTCGAGCTGACGCGCGACGCGACGGTGCTCCCCGCCCTGCTGGTCGCGTGCGTCGCCGCCGACGCCGTGACCGTGCTGCTGATGAAGCGCTCGATCCTCACGGAGAAGGTGGCGCGCCACGGACACCACGTGGCGCGGGAGTACAGCGTGAGCCCGCTCCAGCGGCTGCTGGTGGGCGAGGTCATGGACCGGAGCGCCCCGGCGCTCGCGGCCGGCAGCACGGTGGCCGACCTCTCGGCGCGGCTCGCCGCGGGCGATCCGGTGCTGGTGCGCCATCACGCCTGGCTGCTGGTGGACCCGTCGGGCGCTCTGGTGGGCATCCTCACGCGCGGCGACCTGCTGCGGGCCCTGCAGACGCGGGGCGGCGAGGGCCGGCCGGTCGTGGAGTTCGGGACCCGGGACGTCGAGGTCACCTATCCCGACGAGCTGCTCCAGACGGCGGTGGAGAAGATGGCGGGGCGCCGCGTGGGCCGGCTGCCGGTCGTGAGCCGGGCCGAGCCCGGGCGGATCGAGGGGTACCTGGGCCGCACCGGGCTCATCGAGGCCTGGGGGCGGCGCCTCCACGAGGAGGAGGTGCGCGAGACCGGCGTGGTGGCGACCAGCTTCAGGCTGTGGCGCCGCCGGGTGCGGAAGGCCCTGCCCTCTATTGCCCGAACCGCGTCTTGA
- a CDS encoding cellulase family glycosylhydrolase, translating to MWIPRVFLMAAALAACSDRSSTGAGSPPPAGATLHVQGNALVDSAGRPVRLRGVNRSGAEYACAQGWGIFDGPVDSTAVQAIASWHADVVRVPLNEDCWLGINGVPAAYGGTAYRQAITDLVGRLNRAGLYVVLDLHWSAADTARALGQAPMPDRDHSPEFWREVGAAFKGNNRVLFDLFNEPYPDNNADTPEAWRCWRDGGTCRGMSYQAAGMQELVDAVRSSGATNVVLLGGVQYASSLTHWLANRPADPLNNLAASWHIYNFSWCTTLACWDSTAAPVAVQVPLVLGELGEDDYGSSFVTALMDWMDARQGSYLAWEWDVWGTALDLISSYDGTPTPYGQTFKTRFGQ from the coding sequence ATGTGGATTCCACGCGTCTTCCTGATGGCCGCCGCCCTGGCGGCGTGCAGCGATCGCTCCAGCACCGGCGCCGGCTCGCCGCCGCCGGCCGGGGCGACCCTGCACGTCCAGGGCAACGCCCTGGTGGATTCGGCAGGCCGGCCCGTGCGCCTGCGCGGGGTGAACCGGTCCGGCGCGGAATACGCGTGCGCGCAGGGCTGGGGCATCTTCGACGGGCCGGTCGATTCGACCGCGGTCCAGGCGATCGCGTCGTGGCATGCGGACGTCGTGCGCGTGCCGCTCAACGAGGACTGCTGGCTGGGCATCAACGGCGTGCCGGCGGCGTACGGCGGCACGGCCTACCGCCAGGCCATCACCGACCTGGTGGGCCGGCTCAACCGCGCCGGCCTGTACGTCGTCCTCGATCTGCACTGGAGCGCCGCCGACACCGCCAGGGCACTGGGGCAGGCCCCGATGCCGGATCGCGATCACAGCCCCGAGTTCTGGCGCGAGGTGGGGGCCGCCTTCAAGGGCAACAACCGCGTGCTGTTCGACCTGTTCAACGAGCCCTATCCCGACAACAATGCCGACACGCCGGAGGCCTGGCGCTGCTGGCGCGACGGCGGCACCTGCCGCGGGATGAGCTACCAGGCGGCGGGCATGCAGGAGCTGGTGGACGCCGTCCGCTCCAGCGGGGCCACCAACGTCGTCCTCCTGGGCGGCGTCCAGTACGCCTCGAGCCTCACGCACTGGCTCGCCAACCGGCCCGCCGACCCGTTGAACAACCTGGCCGCGTCCTGGCACATCTACAACTTCAGCTGGTGCACGACGCTCGCATGCTGGGACAGCACCGCGGCACCGGTCGCCGTCCAGGTGCCGCTGGTGCTCGGCGAGCTGGGCGAGGACGACTACGGGAGCAGCTTCGTCACCGCGCTCATGGACTGGATGGACGCGCGGCAGGGCAGCTACCTCGCCTGGGAGTGGGACGTATGGGGCACGGCGCTCGACCTGATCTCGAGCTACGACGGAACGCCGACGCCCTACGGCCAGACCTTCAAGACGCGGTTCGGGCAATAG
- a CDS encoding alpha/beta hydrolase-fold protein, whose product MTARPSRTPRAGRPLVATCAACLIGVAGWHRGVAQAVPERGGLTIRLTVPAATPAESGVYVAGSFNDWNPAAPGYRLAPHDGGYAITLPDSVRGPLEFKFTLGSWETVELTASGGDVPNRTLTVPPTGAVTYTGSVAAWRTGPAAPRAHTASASVAVLDTAFAIPQLGRSRRVWLYLPPNYAASGRRYPVLYLQDGQNVFDAATSYAGEWGVDETLDSLHAAGDPGVIVVAVDNGGDHRMNEYQPWPSASGRFGGGEGSAYVEFLARTLKPYVDAHYRTRPDRVSTGIGGSSLGGLISFYAALRYPDVFGRVMAFSTPFFLNPQLFGLARALHARRPATRFYFDTGLNEGASAVGIPERAMARSQEAIVDSLAAAGIDTVADVRSRLPADGAHAEWFWRREFPAAYTWLFAGAGRSPR is encoded by the coding sequence ATGACCGCACGCCCGTCCCGCACGCCCCGCGCGGGGCGCCCCCTCGTCGCCACCTGCGCGGCCTGCCTGATCGGCGTCGCGGGCTGGCACCGCGGCGTCGCGCAGGCCGTGCCCGAGCGCGGCGGCCTCACGATCCGCCTGACGGTGCCCGCCGCCACGCCGGCGGAGTCCGGCGTCTACGTGGCCGGCAGCTTCAACGACTGGAACCCTGCCGCGCCGGGCTACCGGCTCGCCCCGCACGACGGCGGGTACGCGATCACGTTGCCCGACTCCGTCCGGGGGCCGCTGGAGTTCAAGTTCACCCTCGGCTCGTGGGAGACGGTCGAGTTGACCGCGTCGGGCGGCGACGTACCCAACCGCACGCTCACCGTGCCCCCGACGGGCGCCGTCACCTACACCGGCTCCGTGGCGGCCTGGCGAACGGGGCCCGCCGCGCCTCGCGCCCACACCGCCTCCGCGTCGGTCGCCGTTCTCGACACCGCGTTCGCGATCCCGCAGCTCGGGCGCTCGCGGCGCGTGTGGCTCTACCTGCCGCCGAACTACGCAGCGTCGGGCAGGCGGTATCCCGTGCTCTACCTGCAGGACGGGCAGAACGTGTTCGACGCCGCCACCAGCTACGCCGGCGAATGGGGGGTGGACGAGACCCTGGACAGCCTGCATGCGGCCGGGGACCCGGGCGTCATCGTGGTCGCGGTGGACAACGGCGGCGACCACCGGATGAACGAGTACCAGCCGTGGCCGAGCGCGAGCGGCCGCTTTGGCGGCGGCGAGGGCTCCGCTTACGTGGAGTTCCTCGCCCGGACGCTGAAGCCGTACGTCGACGCCCACTACCGGACGCGCCCCGACCGCGTCAGCACCGGCATCGGGGGCTCGAGCCTGGGCGGGCTCATCTCCTTCTACGCCGCCCTCAGGTACCCGGACGTATTCGGGCGCGTGATGGCGTTCTCCACGCCGTTCTTCCTCAACCCGCAGCTGTTCGGGCTCGCGCGCGCCCTCCACGCGCGCCGGCCGGCGACCCGGTTCTACTTCGACACCGGGCTGAACGAGGGCGCGTCGGCGGTGGGAATCCCCGAGCGCGCGATGGCGCGATCCCAGGAGGCCATCGTGGACTCGCTCGCCGCCGCGGGGATCGACACCGTCGCGGACGTGCGCTCCCGGCTGCCGGCGGACGGCGCGCACGCCGAGTGGTTCTGGCGCCGGGAGTTCCCGGCGGCGTACACCTGGTTGTTCGCCGGCGCCGGCCGCAGCCCGCGTTGA
- a CDS encoding DUF2164 domain-containing protein, with protein sequence MAISLAPDVTKQAVASIRRFFAESWGQEVGDLKAGLLLDYFVREIAPCVYNRAIADAQVYLRDRVADLEGACWEREFGYWPPPSQRAGR encoded by the coding sequence ATGGCGATCTCGCTCGCTCCCGACGTGACGAAGCAGGCGGTCGCGTCCATCCGTCGGTTCTTCGCCGAGAGTTGGGGCCAGGAGGTCGGCGACCTCAAGGCGGGCCTGCTGCTCGACTACTTCGTGAGGGAGATCGCGCCCTGCGTGTACAATCGGGCGATCGCCGACGCGCAGGTGTACCTGCGGGATCGCGTGGCGGATCTCGAGGGAGCCTGCTGGGAAAGGGAGTTCGGCTACTGGCCTCCGCCCTCGCAGCGGGCCGGCCGCTAG
- a CDS encoding SDR family oxidoreductase translates to MPGKLRDQVALVTGASSGIGRACARALAGEGAALVLTARRRERLDALKRELDSAGGRAVLLAGDAREESTALGAVKAATDVFGRLDILINNAGVGNYKNLVDTSAAEYDELMDSNVRSTFLFTRHAVPVMLRQKAGTILMISSMAGVYGFGGEAVYCMSKFAQVGFAQALDRELRGSGIKVGAICPGGVKTEFALGKGRTEQSVAASDMLDPEDVAGVVLLACTQSPRSRIIEVQLRTMGEALA, encoded by the coding sequence GTGCCAGGAAAGCTGCGGGACCAGGTCGCTCTCGTTACCGGCGCCAGCTCCGGCATCGGCCGGGCGTGCGCCCGCGCGCTGGCGGGCGAGGGGGCCGCGCTGGTGCTCACGGCCCGGCGGCGCGAGCGTCTCGATGCGCTGAAGCGGGAGCTGGACTCGGCTGGCGGCCGCGCCGTGCTGCTCGCCGGTGACGCGCGGGAGGAGAGCACCGCCCTCGGCGCGGTGAAGGCGGCGACCGACGTCTTCGGGCGGCTCGACATCCTGATCAACAACGCCGGCGTCGGGAACTACAAGAACCTGGTGGACACCAGCGCCGCGGAGTACGACGAGCTGATGGACAGCAACGTCCGCTCGACCTTCCTGTTCACGCGCCACGCGGTGCCGGTGATGCTGCGGCAGAAGGCCGGCACGATCCTGATGATCTCGTCGATGGCGGGCGTCTACGGCTTCGGCGGCGAAGCCGTCTACTGCATGAGCAAGTTCGCGCAGGTCGGCTTCGCCCAGGCACTCGACCGCGAGCTGCGCGGCAGCGGGATCAAGGTCGGCGCGATCTGTCCGGGCGGGGTCAAGACCGAGTTCGCGCTCGGCAAGGGCCGCACCGAGCAGTCCGTGGCGGCGTCCGACATGCTCGACCCGGAGGACGTGGCCGGCGTCGTGCTCCTCGCCTGCACCCAGTCGCCGCGCTCGCGGATCATCGAGGTGCAGCTGCGGACGATGGGGGAAGCCCTGGCGTAG
- a CDS encoding efflux RND transporter permease subunit, with translation MKLFDVLVHQRRFLYLAVALLSAAGIGSALVLPSAIYPELMFPRIAIVAEGSSLGARQVVFSITRPIEEAVSVVPGVLRVRSKSIRGASEISMWFAPRTDMIYALQLVQARISQVASDLPAGLDIRVERLTPSLFPVLSYNLEGGDPATLNDIALYEIKPVLSRVPGVGRVDVQGTDVRELEVVADPARLASLGITYDQLAADIRQAITPEAVGRIAKDYRQYLIVTDQEAHTPEDVGSVAIGGGLRVRDVATVSLGTEDHVRVIAGDGRPAALLNITRQVGGNTLELADSVARAMAALAPTLPPGVHYKVVYDQAELVRDAVKSVRDAMLIGAALAVVILLAFLRHGRITAVSATSIPLTLIITVFVMNLLGQTFNLMTLGAMAIAIGLVIDDAVVITENIARHLALVDDRRAAIREAVQELIWPVTTSTITTVVVFLPLGLLQGVVGQFFAALSLTLTIAVLISLLLALTIIPLLADQFLAARETPVGEEAGGARQGGLAAVGLVARGLDGLGDRYVRALGAVLHHPRRMLAGAGVLIVAGVAAQRYVGSGFLPDMDEGAFVLDYWTPGGTALAETDRELRLVESILARTPEVTGTSRRTGAELGLFATLQNTGDVVVRLKRRSERSRSIFQVMDTVRDQVNAAVPTLHIEFVQILSDVINDLAGGAKPIELKLFGSNLDSLEAYARRLAPALSKVDGIEDLYDGVSFPSAEMMMRVDGAEAGRLGLTPAQVGDAVSGALLGVNAGQVRTDDRAINVRARAPDSVRFDALKLGTIPVAAGARGRSAPLAAVATLRPLTSRAELDRENQQQMIAMTADVSGRSLGQIMHDVRAVLAAQGPPGGLRIEFGGQYASQQDAFRAMLMVLGIAAVSVVAVMVLQFESFVEPLVIALAAPVSFIGAIGMLLGTGTALNVSSFMGLILLVGLIVKNGIILLDFTRRRGLLDGLPLERAIIDAARVRLRPILMTTLCTLFGLFPLALALGAGSEMQQPLALAVIGGLAVSTPITLFLVPTLVVAIRGGDYVPPRRTTT, from the coding sequence GTGAAGCTGTTCGACGTTCTCGTTCATCAGCGCCGCTTCCTCTACCTCGCGGTCGCGCTGCTCTCGGCAGCGGGCATCGGGTCCGCGCTCGTGCTCCCCTCGGCCATCTACCCCGAGCTGATGTTCCCGCGCATCGCGATCGTCGCCGAGGGCTCCTCGCTCGGCGCGCGCCAGGTGGTGTTCAGCATCACGCGGCCCATCGAGGAGGCGGTGAGCGTGGTGCCGGGGGTGCTGCGCGTGCGCTCGAAGTCGATCCGCGGCGCGAGCGAGATCTCGATGTGGTTCGCGCCCCGGACGGACATGATCTACGCGCTGCAGCTGGTGCAGGCGCGCATCAGCCAGGTCGCGTCGGATCTTCCGGCCGGGCTGGACATCCGGGTCGAGCGGCTCACCCCGTCGCTGTTCCCGGTGCTGTCCTACAATCTCGAGGGCGGCGATCCCGCGACCCTCAACGACATCGCGCTGTACGAGATCAAGCCGGTCCTCTCCCGCGTGCCGGGCGTGGGCCGCGTCGACGTGCAGGGCACCGACGTGCGGGAGCTCGAGGTCGTGGCGGACCCCGCGCGGCTCGCCTCGCTCGGGATCACGTACGACCAGCTGGCCGCCGACATCCGCCAGGCCATCACCCCCGAGGCGGTGGGCCGGATCGCCAAGGACTACCGCCAGTACCTGATCGTGACCGACCAGGAGGCGCACACGCCCGAGGACGTGGGCAGCGTCGCGATCGGCGGCGGCCTGCGGGTGCGGGACGTCGCCACGGTGAGCCTGGGCACCGAGGACCACGTCCGGGTCATCGCCGGCGACGGGCGGCCCGCCGCGCTGCTCAACATCACGCGCCAGGTGGGCGGCAACACGCTCGAGCTGGCCGACAGCGTCGCCCGGGCGATGGCGGCGCTCGCGCCGACGCTGCCCCCGGGCGTGCACTACAAGGTGGTCTACGACCAGGCCGAGCTGGTGCGGGACGCGGTGAAGTCGGTGCGGGACGCGATGCTCATCGGCGCCGCGCTGGCGGTCGTGATCCTGCTCGCGTTCCTGCGGCACGGGCGGATCACGGCCGTGAGCGCCACCTCGATCCCGCTCACGCTCATCATCACCGTGTTCGTGATGAACCTGCTCGGGCAGACGTTCAACCTGATGACGCTGGGGGCGATGGCGATCGCCATCGGCCTGGTGATCGACGACGCGGTGGTGATCACGGAGAACATCGCCCGGCACCTCGCACTGGTCGACGACCGGCGGGCCGCCATCCGCGAGGCGGTCCAGGAGCTGATCTGGCCGGTGACGACGTCCACGATCACGACCGTGGTGGTGTTCCTGCCCCTCGGGCTGCTGCAGGGCGTGGTGGGCCAGTTCTTCGCGGCGCTGTCGCTGACGCTCACCATCGCGGTGCTGATCTCGCTGTTGCTCGCGCTCACCATCATCCCGCTGCTGGCGGACCAGTTCCTGGCCGCGCGCGAGACGCCGGTGGGCGAGGAGGCCGGCGGCGCGCGGCAGGGAGGGCTCGCGGCCGTCGGGCTGGTGGCGCGGGGCCTCGACGGCCTCGGCGACCGGTACGTGCGGGCGCTGGGCGCGGTACTGCACCACCCGCGCCGGATGCTCGCCGGGGCCGGCGTGCTGATCGTGGCCGGCGTCGCGGCGCAGCGGTACGTGGGCAGCGGGTTCCTGCCGGACATGGACGAGGGCGCGTTCGTGCTCGACTACTGGACGCCCGGCGGCACGGCGCTCGCGGAGACCGATCGCGAGCTGCGGCTGGTCGAGAGCATCCTCGCGCGCACGCCGGAGGTCACGGGCACCTCGCGGCGCACCGGGGCCGAGCTGGGGCTGTTCGCCACGCTCCAGAACACGGGCGACGTGGTGGTGCGTCTCAAGCGCCGGAGCGAGCGGAGCCGGTCGATCTTCCAGGTGATGGATACGGTGCGGGACCAGGTGAACGCCGCGGTGCCGACGCTCCACATCGAGTTCGTCCAGATCCTCTCCGACGTGATCAACGACCTCGCGGGCGGCGCCAAGCCGATCGAGCTGAAGCTGTTCGGCTCGAACCTCGACTCGCTCGAGGCCTACGCGCGCCGGCTGGCCCCCGCCCTGTCCAAGGTGGACGGGATCGAGGACCTCTACGACGGCGTCAGCTTCCCGAGCGCCGAGATGATGATGCGGGTGGACGGCGCGGAGGCGGGCCGCCTCGGGCTCACCCCGGCGCAGGTGGGCGACGCGGTGAGCGGCGCGCTCCTGGGGGTGAACGCGGGCCAGGTACGCACCGACGACCGGGCCATCAACGTCCGGGCGCGGGCGCCCGACTCCGTGCGCTTCGATGCCCTGAAGCTGGGCACGATCCCGGTGGCCGCGGGCGCCCGCGGCCGCTCGGCGCCGCTCGCCGCGGTGGCCACGCTGCGGCCGCTCACCTCCCGTGCCGAGCTGGACCGCGAGAACCAGCAGCAGATGATCGCCATGACGGCCGACGTCAGCGGCCGGTCGCTGGGCCAGATCATGCACGACGTGCGGGCCGTGCTCGCCGCCCAGGGGCCGCCGGGCGGGCTCCGCATCGAGTTCGGGGGGCAGTACGCCAGCCAGCAGGATGCGTTCCGCGCGATGCTGATGGTGCTCGGCATCGCGGCGGTGAGCGTCGTGGCCGTGATGGTGCTGCAGTTCGAATCGTTCGTGGAGCCCCTGGTGATCGCGCTCGCGGCGCCGGTCTCGTTCATCGGCGCCATCGGGATGCTGCTGGGGACGGGCACGGCGCTCAACGTGTCGTCGTTCATGGGTCTGATCCTGCTGGTGGGGCTGATCGTCAAGAACGGCATCATCCTGCTGGACTTCACCCGCCGGCGCGGGCTGCTGGACGGGCTGCCGCTCGAGCGCGCCATCATCGACGCCGCCCGCGTCCGGCTGCGGCCGATCCTGATGACGACGCTGTGCACCCTGTTCGGGCTGTTCCCTCTGGCGCTGGCGCTGGGGGCGGGCAGCGAAATGCAGCAGCCGCTGGCGCTCGCGGTCATCGGCGGGCTGGCCGTCTCGACGCCGATCACGCTGTTCCTCGTGCCGACGCTGGTGGTGGCGATCCGGGGCGGGGACTACGTGCCGCCACGCCGGACGACGACGTGA